Below is a window of Stygiolobus azoricus DNA.
ACTGGTTAACTAAAGACGTATTCATTCCCTTGTTGCCAATTTATTACATGTCTTTCGGAGACGGTGTAACTGGAATTATTCGTAATTACGTGTACAAGAGGAGAGTGAAGGGACTTTGGGGAAGTGTAGGAATGGCTATCGTGTGTGTTCCTCTGGGTTATTACTTTTTCAGTATATACGGTGCAATATCTGGAGTAATAGCTACGCTAGTTGAGATCGCGCCTTTTTTGGACGATAACATAGGAGTGCCTTTTATATCCTTTGCCTTCTTATACCTGGCTATAAAAGTGCTTTAAAGTGGAGAAATTCTTTATATCAATCACTTTTACGTCCAATGTTTTAGTGTTTATAGTAATTATACCATTAATCTTGCTCGTCTTCACGTCGTCAAGAGTTACATCGGGAGATTTACTGTATTTCCTTATTAAGAACATTACTTTCCTAATATCTTCTTCCTTCCTTTCTTCTGGAGGGATTAATAGGGGCTCTGGAATTGGGGGAATGTAAAAGGAAGGAACGGCTATATAAAACTCGTGACCAACATTGCTATACCTAGCTGTTTTCAATGCTAATCTACCCATAAGGAATTCCTCAGCTGAAATAGCGTTGGTAGGAGGTACGTAACCTGTTTCGACCTCAATTGAAATATCTATTCCCTTTATTGCATATATATCTACTATACCACCCGATACTTCTACTTCAGCATAGACTTTAAACCCTTGATTTAAGAGGTGGGCTGCCAATATGATCTCTAAAACGGAATGGTTAATGTTCAATACTCCAGTCCTATGAAGACCAATAATTTTTCTCACGATATCGTCAAGACCATAAAGACTACCATACTTTTCAATTATCTTCTTCTGAACAGAAGTAATATCCCTTACGTAATCCATTTTCATACCAAACCCTCTCTCAGACAGGGAAGCGGTCTTCATCAGCTCTGTAAACCGTCACATCATCATTATTTAGAATCAAATTTATCACACTGGGTATATAAAGAGTTATTATGTTAAGCTGGATATTAGGCTCTCCTGCACCTCCTTGGCATTACCTAAGGGACATGTTTGAAGATTACAGGAACGTAGCAGTTTATCTAGATAGTAAGGGAAACATAGAGTTAGTAAAAGTTAGTGATCTCGATGAGTTTCACACTCCTACTTCTGTGTTGGTAAACGGGTACTATTTGTTGACGCTGAAGCCCTATTACATCAAAATGAAGAAGTTCGTAGCTTTTCCTACAACGAGATTAAAAGTAGTTAAAGAACTCTTAAAAAACCACGGTTGGAGGGCTATGGAATTTTATTACGGTGAGCAGTTCCTAAATGCGTGGATAGTGTATGACTGTGAAGACTGTGAAGAAAGACAAAGACTCCATTTAAAAATAAACGAAGAAGAACTAACTGATGACGAGTTAATAAATAAACACCTTGAAATATTTAGAAGTTAGAACTCATGAGGCTCTTTACTTATCTTAAATTCTTTTATCCCGTTAAATCTAGACGCAGAATAGTTCTTGTCTTCTTCTCCCTCTATAATGAAACGGAAGAGGATCTTTGCTAATCCTGGACCTACTTCTGCTCCGTACCCATTAAGACCACCTATGTAATATATCTTCTCAGTGAGCTGCCCATAGACTGGTCTCATGTCTGGAGTCCCCTCACAGTAACCATCCCCTTTGTAAAACGGTACAAGGGGTCCTAGCCTTTTACTTGCCTTTTCCACAGCCCTTTTGTCACCAACTTGTGGTGTGAAAGGAGAACACTCAATGATATCCCCATCTCCTACTATGGAAAGAAAAGAACCGATTCCAAGTACTGGTCTCGAATAAAACCCGAGTTCATAGTCGTATACGAATACTCTATCTAACTCTCTTTTAGGAGTAAGAACAGCCCAAGCCCAACAATAGTAGCTCTTAAGAGGGAGTTTAAAATCTGTAGATACAGAGTTCCACGCTCCAGAAGATAATATTATGATGTCATATTTACCACTAACCTCTTTTTCCTTGTTAATGAAAATCCTACCCTTAGCGTCCACATACACATTACCATGAGAATAAGGGACAGAGTCTACTAAGTTTTTGACACCTACAAGCCTGTCAGTTTTCTTCCCCTCTATGGCTGAAGTGTTCAACCAGTCCACGTATAGTTCTCTAACTTCGAATCCCCTCGTTAACCAATCGTCGAATACCTCTGAAGGTATTTCCCCTATAGTATAAGAGGGATACGAAAACAAAGGTACGTTATGAGATCGATAGAAATCCAGTGAATCTAAAGCTAAATCTATGTCCTTACCACGAAGTAATAAAGAATGAATTAGGGTAGGGTAAAATTTCCTAAAGCCCGATTCTATCACGTGGACTTGGTGTCCTTTTTCCCTAAATAGATAATATAATGTGCTACCGGCAATTCCTCTTCCTATAATTAATATTTTCACAAGATTTAAAGATTGGACGAACTCCTTTAAAGCTGATGATTACTGAGGGATATTTCCTCGTTTATAACAACGTTATTTGGGCTGTTAAAGGCTGTTTTCACCCTGATGGTTATGCAGTAGCTATTCCTCGAGTGTATAAGGGCAAAAAAATCAAGAGGTTAAACGATGCATTACTTCTCGTTAAGCAAAGATTTCCGCAACTCTTAAAATACCTATATGAGATCGGTTTCGAAGTCCCACTAATTCCCTTGGAAGAAAGTATCATCCTAGATCCTTTCGATCCAAAGAGAGAAAGACCCGAAATCGTTAAAAGATTTCTTAGTTATTTCGATGGGACAGTAGGAATAACTGGTAGTTTACTCTATGCTGATAAGTATAATGATATCGATTTTCTCTCGTTCAACCCGGCCCATTATTACACTCTAATGGAACTAAGAAGGAAAGGTATTACGAACCCACTGAATACTTCAAATGAAGAGGAAGTTGAAGTGCTTAGTAAAGAGGATTTTGAAACCCTAAAAAGAGATAGAGTACTTGAGGGAATATTTAATGGCACACCTTACACTTTCAAGATTGTAGAATGTATAGACTTTGGAGTGGTAATAGGAAAGAAAGAATTCAAGGGAATAGTAACGATCACTAAGGCAAAAAAATCTTATACTCTCCCTGTCATTTATGAAACAGCACAAGGTCTAACTCTGACCTCTTTTAGGACTAGATTTACCGAAATTAAGGAAGGTACAAGACTATATGTAGACGGAATATTACTCGAAAGAAATAAATTCCTCGACCTTGACTTAGACTTAGCCAAGGAGGTTAGAATTATATGACTCATGCTCACGAAAAACACAGAGAACATGCCCCTAAACAGATAAA
It encodes the following:
- a CDS encoding FAD-dependent oxidoreductase, whose protein sequence is MKILIIGRGIAGSTLYYLFREKGHQVHVIESGFRKFYPTLIHSLLLRGKDIDLALDSLDFYRSHNVPLFSYPSYTIGEIPSEVFDDWLTRGFEVRELYVDWLNTSAIEGKKTDRLVGVKNLVDSVPYSHGNVYVDAKGRIFINKEKEVSGKYDIIILSSGAWNSVSTDFKLPLKSYYCWAWAVLTPKRELDRVFVYDYELGFYSRPVLGIGSFLSIVGDGDIIECSPFTPQVGDKRAVEKASKRLGPLVPFYKGDGYCEGTPDMRPVYGQLTEKIYYIGGLNGYGAEVGPGLAKILFRFIIEGEEDKNYSASRFNGIKEFKISKEPHEF